TTCACAACACATCGCGAGCCAGGCTGCTGAATCCAATCCCGACGCTGCGAGCACCTTCTTCAAGCAGTCCGCGACTGCTTTGCGGGCAGGCCGTGAATTGTACCCTGAGGAACTACCGGGTTCGTTTGTCGGCCCGATTCTGTACAACGAAGCTTGTGCGTTTGCCAAAGAAGGAAATATCGAAGTTGCCGAAAGGAGCCTCGCGGAAGCTGTCGAAAGCGGTTTTAAAGACTTTGATTTGCTGCGAAGCGATACAGACCTGGAAGCCGTTCGTTCTGCTCCTGGATTTGAAGACAAGCTTAAGCAATGGGAGGTCGTTGCTGTTGAAAAGACCATCAAGCGGGTTAGGGAAGAACTTGCGAGCAACGAGAGCTTTGCATTTGATTTCACGCTGAACGACATCGAAGGCAATGCACAAAGCCTGGCTGCCTATAAAGGCAAGGTCTTGATTGTTGACATTTGGGGAACATGGTGTCCGCCATGCCGGGAAGAAATTCCGTCCTTCATCAAGCTGCAGGAAAAGCTTGGCGACAAGGGGTTTCAGATACTGGGCCTGAACTACGAACACGCTGACGAAGAAGCAAACATCGCCACCGTCAGCGCATTCATCAAAGAAAACGGCATCAACTATCCGTGCATTCTGGGTACTGATGAAGTTCGAGACCAGGTACCCAACTTTGAAGGTTTCCCGACCACGCTATTCATCGACAGGGCGGGCAGAGTTCGCCTGAAAGCTGTTGGCCTTCATGAATACAGCTATCTGGAAGCAATTGTCAACGAACTGCTTGCAGAAGAAGCTCCAACTGCGAATTCAGCAGGTTAGTTGCGCACAGGTTGCCATCACCAACATGAATCAACACAGGAGCATGGTGTCCACACAGGAAGGTTGCGATCACCGGCTACGTGCTGGTGACAGCGGAGACTCGGCTTCCGAAAGGGGA
This DNA window, taken from Fuerstiella marisgermanici, encodes the following:
- a CDS encoding TlpA family protein disulfide reductase, with amino-acid sequence MPIIYRTASAVVLFLFVGCTETADVQNAATSPETSDATVLDADSAAAAPAEASIATESPDTTDEPAASVSEYAALPDGLPPQVAEAYQKTTEKAADGGFDGLLSLAGISQHIASQAAESNPDAASTFFKQSATALRAGRELYPEELPGSFVGPILYNEACAFAKEGNIEVAERSLAEAVESGFKDFDLLRSDTDLEAVRSAPGFEDKLKQWEVVAVEKTIKRVREELASNESFAFDFTLNDIEGNAQSLAAYKGKVLIVDIWGTWCPPCREEIPSFIKLQEKLGDKGFQILGLNYEHADEEANIATVSAFIKENGINYPCILGTDEVRDQVPNFEGFPTTLFIDRAGRVRLKAVGLHEYSYLEAIVNELLAEEAPTANSAG